From the genome of Winogradskyella forsetii, one region includes:
- a CDS encoding ATP-dependent Clp protease ATP-binding subunit, with protein MDDNFSPRVKDVIAYSKEEALRLGHDFIGTEHLMLGLLRDGNGKAIDILGALEVDLNHLRRKVEILSPANPNIVTTSNEKKNLHLTRQAERALKTTFLEAKLFQSTSINTAHLLLCILRNENDPTTKLLNKLKVDYDNVKEEFKSMATNEDDYLETPKAESFSDDDMNDDGDAKQNPFGGQASKTNKKSKTPVLDNFGRDLTVLAEEDKLDPVVGREKEIERVSQILSRRKKNNPLLIGEPGVGKSAIAEGLALRIVKRKVSRTLFNKRVVTLDLASLVAGTKYRGQFEERMKAVMNELEKNDDIILFIDEIHTIVGAGGATGSLDASNMFKPALARGEIQCIGATTLDEYRQYIEKDGALERRFQKVIVEPTSVEETVEILNNIKSKYEEHHNVDYTDEAIEACVKLTNRYMTERFLPDKAIDALDEAGSRVHITNIDVPKQILELEKKLEEVKETKNSVVKKQKYEEAAKLRDDEKRLEKELATAQEKWEEETKQHKEVVTEDNVADVVSMMTGIPVNKIAQTEINKLSQLPELIKGKVVGQDQAVAKVVKAIQRNRAGLKDPNKPIGSFIFLGQTGVGKTQLAKVLARELFDSDDALVRIDMSEYMEKFAISRLVGAPPGYVGYEEGGQLTEKIRRKPYAVVLLDEIEKAHPDVFNMLLQVLDDGYLTDSLGRKIDFRNAIIIMTSNIGARKLKDFGSGVGFGTSAKAAQESDYAKGVIENALKKAFAPEFLNRIDDVVVFNALEKEDISKIIDIELVKLIDRIKDIGYELKLTDKAKDYIAEKGFDKQYGARPLNRAIQKYVEDALAEEIINSKIQEGDTITMDLDEKNDALSIKINSAGKTTES; from the coding sequence ATGGATGATAATTTTTCCCCAAGAGTTAAAGATGTTATTGCTTATAGCAAAGAAGAAGCCTTGCGATTAGGCCATGATTTTATTGGAACCGAGCATTTAATGCTTGGACTTTTAAGAGATGGCAACGGCAAAGCAATAGATATATTAGGTGCATTAGAAGTAGATCTCAATCACTTAAGGCGTAAAGTAGAGATTTTAAGCCCTGCTAACCCAAATATAGTGACCACATCTAACGAAAAAAAGAATTTACACTTAACCAGACAAGCAGAGCGTGCATTAAAAACGACGTTTTTAGAAGCAAAATTGTTTCAAAGCACCTCAATAAACACGGCACATTTATTATTGTGCATTTTAAGAAATGAAAATGATCCAACGACTAAGCTTTTAAATAAGCTAAAAGTAGATTATGATAACGTAAAAGAAGAATTTAAATCTATGGCAACTAACGAAGATGATTATTTAGAAACCCCAAAAGCAGAATCGTTTTCTGATGATGATATGAATGATGATGGTGATGCTAAGCAAAATCCATTTGGTGGACAGGCGAGTAAAACGAACAAGAAATCAAAAACCCCAGTTTTAGATAATTTTGGAAGGGATCTTACGGTTCTTGCAGAAGAAGACAAATTGGATCCTGTTGTAGGTCGTGAAAAAGAAATAGAGCGTGTATCCCAAATTTTAAGTCGAAGAAAGAAAAACAATCCTTTACTGATAGGAGAACCTGGCGTGGGTAAATCTGCCATTGCAGAAGGACTGGCACTTAGAATTGTAAAACGAAAAGTATCACGTACTTTATTTAATAAGCGTGTGGTCACATTGGACTTGGCAAGCTTAGTAGCTGGCACCAAATATAGAGGACAGTTTGAAGAACGAATGAAAGCGGTTATGAATGAACTCGAAAAGAATGACGATATTATTCTTTTTATAGATGAAATCCATACCATCGTTGGTGCGGGTGGTGCAACAGGAAGCTTGGATGCTTCCAATATGTTCAAACCGGCATTGGCAAGAGGTGAAATACAATGTATTGGTGCCACAACTTTGGATGAATACAGACAATATATTGAAAAAGATGGGGCTTTAGAGCGCCGTTTTCAGAAAGTGATTGTAGAACCAACTTCAGTTGAAGAAACCGTTGAAATCCTTAATAATATTAAAAGTAAGTATGAAGAACATCACAATGTGGATTATACAGATGAAGCGATTGAAGCTTGCGTAAAATTGACGAACCGTTACATGACGGAACGTTTTTTACCGGACAAAGCCATTGACGCACTAGATGAGGCTGGTTCTCGTGTTCACATAACCAATATTGATGTACCAAAACAAATTCTTGAATTGGAAAAGAAACTTGAAGAAGTTAAAGAAACCAAGAATAGCGTTGTTAAAAAGCAGAAGTATGAAGAGGCTGCAAAACTAAGAGATGATGAAAAACGATTAGAAAAAGAATTAGCAACAGCTCAGGAAAAATGGGAAGAAGAAACCAAACAACATAAAGAAGTGGTTACGGAAGATAATGTTGCCGATGTGGTTTCCATGATGACTGGGATTCCTGTAAACAAAATTGCGCAGACCGAAATCAATAAACTCTCACAATTACCTGAATTGATAAAAGGTAAAGTGGTTGGTCAAGATCAAGCAGTTGCAAAAGTTGTAAAAGCTATTCAGAGAAACAGAGCAGGTCTTAAAGATCCCAATAAGCCAATTGGTTCTTTTATATTCTTGGGACAGACAGGTGTTGGTAAAACACAATTAGCCAAAGTCTTAGCTCGAGAGTTATTTGATAGTGATGATGCACTGGTGCGAATTGATATGAGTGAGTACATGGAGAAATTTGCTATTTCCCGTTTAGTTGGCGCACCTCCAGGATATGTTGGTTACGAAGAAGGCGGTCAATTAACAGAAAAAATAAGACGCAAGCCTTATGCCGTTGTTCTTTTGGATGAAATTGAAAAAGCCCATCCAGATGTCTTTAACATGTTATTACAAGTTTTAGATGACGGTTATTTGACGGATAGCTTAGGTCGTAAAATTGATTTTAGAAACGCCATTATCATAATGACTTCTAATATTGGTGCCAGAAAATTAAAAGACTTTGGATCTGGTGTTGGTTTTGGAACCTCTGCGAAAGCAGCTCAAGAATCTGATTACGCGAAAGGTGTGATAGAAAATGCCCTTAAAAAAGCATTTGCACCAGAGTTTCTAAACAGAATTGATGATGTCGTAGTGTTCAATGCTTTAGAGAAAGAAGATATTAGTAAGATTATCGATATTGAACTGGTTAAATTAATTGACAGAATTAAAGATATAGGTTATGAGCTTAAGTTAACTGACAAGGCTAAAGACTATATCGCTGAAAAAGGATTTGACAAACAATATGGTGCACGACCGCTTAATAGAGCGATACAGAAATATGTCGAAGATGCACTAGCTGAAGAAATCATAAATTCTAAAATTCAAGAAGGTGATACAATTACTATGGATTTAGATGAAAAGAATGATGCTTTAAGCATTAAGATTAATTCTGCTGGTAAAACGACTGAATCTTAA